CAGTCCGCAAGCTGGTGCGGAACACCGATATCCCGGTGATTCGCCTACCGAAAAGCCGCGTCATGATCTTCCCCACCCGCGAGGTGACGGAATGGCTCAGCAAGCAAGTCAAGAAAGGCGGTGAGGCCAATGGGTGAGCTGATCGAGCTTCGGGTGCCCAAACACAACCGAATCGAGCTCTTTGATTTCGCTATGACGCTATCCGAAACATGCGGATTCGCAGGCGCAATGGCTTTTGGTCAGATGGCCGGAAGCATGTCCGAGACGTGCTGGGAATGGTCCCAGGAGACGTTCGGAACCGCCGAGCAACGTGGGCCCAAAGGAGCATTGCTGCACCTCGAAAAGGAAGCCCGGGAGGCCGTCGAGGCCATCGGGACCGACAACCTGACCGAGGAACTGGCCGACTGTCAGATCCTCATCTGGGACGCGGCCCGCCGCGCTGGGCTGGGACCAGTCGAGCTGCTCCATGCGGTCAGACAGAAGCTCGAAAAGAACATGGCCCGCCAGTGGCCGATGCCCACAACAGATCTGCCCGTCGAGCACATCCGGGAGGGCAGCAAATGACTCCCGAGCAACTGGTGGAGAAGTTCTGGGATGGTGCAATGGCTGTCGCAGCATCATTCGTCAGTAAAAACCGCAGCCTTCGCCAACACTCTGATGAGTTGCGATCCCGTGCATCTGAAGCACTCTGGCGATCCGCTCAGCGATTTACGACGGAGCATCATGCCGAGGCGAAGTTCTGGACTTACGCCAAGCATCGTGTGCATGGGGCTTGTCTGGATTACTGCCGGGAGTTGCATAGCACTTGGCTGGTCAATGGCCCAAAAGCGAAAGTGGTGCCATTTACCGATCTGGCCAATGAGGACGGCTTTTGTCGCCAACCGGAGTTGCGATTCTCAGCACAGATGGGACCGATTGCTGATTTCATCAACGAATCGCAATGGGCCAATTTAACGCGATGTCTAACGAGCCGTCATCGCGACATTTTGCGTTTGAGATTCGAGTCAGGGCGGTCGTACTCCGAGATCGGCAGATTGTTTGGCATTCGGCCAAACAGGGTCATGTCGATTGTGCGTCAGTCAATCAAACGGATTCTGTCTTCGGTGAGGGTGGCCGCATGACATCCAATGCGAAGGAACGTCGCCGCTTTACTCGGGTGGGTGGGTATACCAAACTCCCTTTCGACTTTATCACCGAGGAAGAACAACGGCTGTTGGTCGAGGAGCATGTCCCATTCGCCCTGCGGGTAGTGCGTCATGCTGCGAAGAAGATCGGCCACCGCACGAACCAAAATCACTTCGATGAATTGGTGTCAGAGGCTCACCTGGCGCTGATCCTGGCCGCGAAGCGATTTGATCCTGCCCGTGGTGTGCTCTTCAGCACCTATGCGTCG
This DNA window, taken from Tuwongella immobilis, encodes the following:
- a CDS encoding MerR family transcriptional regulator, which translates into the protein MYKIAEVKKPSAVPQIALRLEEIARAMGISTASVRKLVRNTDIPVIRLPKSRVMIFPTREVTEWLSKQVKKGGEANG
- a CDS encoding sigma-70 family RNA polymerase sigma factor, with protein sequence MTPEQLVEKFWDGAMAVAASFVSKNRSLRQHSDELRSRASEALWRSAQRFTTEHHAEAKFWTYAKHRVHGACLDYCRELHSTWLVNGPKAKVVPFTDLANEDGFCRQPELRFSAQMGPIADFINESQWANLTRCLTSRHRDILRLRFESGRSYSEIGRLFGIRPNRVMSIVRQSIKRILSSVRVAA
- a CDS encoding dATP/dGTP pyrophosphohydrolase domain-containing protein encodes the protein MGELIELRVPKHNRIELFDFAMTLSETCGFAGAMAFGQMAGSMSETCWEWSQETFGTAEQRGPKGALLHLEKEAREAVEAIGTDNLTEELADCQILIWDAARRAGLGPVELLHAVRQKLEKNMARQWPMPTTDLPVEHIREGSK